In Festucalex cinctus isolate MCC-2025b chromosome 9, RoL_Fcin_1.0, whole genome shotgun sequence, the DNA window TTGAGAACGTCTTTATTGAAACTTCCCTTCCTTAGCGTTTCCAACACACCGTACATCAGCATTTCAAGCTGGCTAAGTGCAGTGGATGGTGCTCAACGAGGAaaagcatgttaagctcataaCACTAAGGTGTATGGTGTCTATACAGTGAAAGTAAACAGCAACTTTTTCCACCAGAATGTGATTTTTAACtgagttttaaaacaaaacaaaaacgtaaaaataaaacGGGTTTTACAGTTATGGGGCAAAATTCCAACAACTTGATTTCCACACATGAGGGGGGGAGGAAAGGAGACTCGGCAACATGTTAGAGGTCatggtcatcatcatcatctgggAGTGCTGTTTGTGATGCAACCTGGACAAGAAACAATTACATTAAGTCAATATCTTGTGAGGTTTGAAGTCGAAATCCGCAGTATATTCCACTTACCTGAAGCTCCTCCTCATACTTGGCAGCCATGGCTGGGTCCATTGCAACCTCTGGGGGAGCGAGAGCAGGCATTGCCACAAACTCCATGTTGGGATCCCCGGCTAATTTCTTTGCTAGCCACAGGAAAGGCTTCTCAAAGTTGTAGTTACTCTTGGCAGAAATGTCGTAGTACTGGAAAGAGAGCAgtcaaaaatgtcacttttgggATTCATGTGGTTTACGTATGATGTGAAGTTGTTTGAGAGTATAACCTGCAGGTTCTTCTTGCGGTGAAAGACGATGCTTTTGGCTTTGACTTTTCTATCTTTGATGTCAACCTTGTTACCGCAAAGCACGATGGGAATGttttcacacacacgcaccaggTCACGATGCCAATTGGGCACGTTCTTGTAGGTGACTCGCGAAGTGACGTCAAACATGATGATGGCACACTGGGCTGTAGGGGAGGAGACAGTCATTTTTGCTCGAAAGCAAATCTCCAGTttggtttttattcatttgaatgCCATGTAGAGTACAACGGTCACCTTGAATGTAGTAGCCATCTCTCAGGCCTCCAAACTTCTCCTGCCCAGCTGTGTCCCACACATTAAACTTGATGGCTCCTCTATTGGTGTGAAAAGTCAGAGGGTGCACCTCCACTCCCAGAGTAGCTACACATACAATATAATAAATgtatgtcatcatcatcagttgatCACTGAATGGAAGTTTAGGGCTTGGCAAGCATCAATATGTAATCGTTTTTCCATGGGCTATTTGCACTTTCAATTGgcgaattatttttttttttttgggggggggggggggggggcaataaatTCAATTTTCGGGAAATTTTGGCAAAAAcgcctaaaaaataaataaataaatacataaataaaaaagagagagtGCACCTAAAGTAAATTTGAAGTTATTGGACCATTTGGTgtaccagcattttttttttaagataacacTGAAATTTTGCCACAGGAGGAACAGCCACACGATAAGGGGTTTTAATTACATATCTCCTGTCATCTAGTATAAGTGCATTTAATTGGTCTGCCCAACATTAAATGAACAAAGAATTTAATTGCAGTCAATAGTTTCTGTATGTACTGCACGCGCTACTTGCTAAAGGACACTTACAGTTGTTCGTTTACTTTCATGGGCAGCAAATATGAATGAGATACACACTTTGTGTCTCTGATCCAGTGGGAAAGGGGATGTCAAAACTCTCCCATTTGTAGCCACCTCAGACAACAATGTAAAGAATAGgtatgatttgtttttgttttttatgattagggatgggcgagtaccaataccagccTAATTTTAAAAGCTCTCAGAACTTGATGGTAGCCGATACCAATGGTAGTGAACCTGCTTTTCTAAGTGAACTGTATCCAAGGTCATACTCTCACATTTGTCCATAAAGGCAGAATTTATGAAAG includes these proteins:
- the ran gene encoding GTP-binding nuclear protein Ran isoform X1, which translates into the protein MCLITNFWRFLSSFRAVFADMSQCEIPVAIFKLVLVGDGGTGKTTFVKRHLTGEFEKKYVATLGVEVHPLTFHTNRGAIKFNVWDTAGQEKFGGLRDGYYIQAQCAIIMFDVTSRVTYKNVPNWHRDLVRVCENIPIVLCGNKVDIKDRKVKAKSIVFHRKKNLQYYDISAKSNYNFEKPFLWLAKKLAGDPNMEFVAMPALAPPEVAMDPAMAAKYEEELQVASQTALPDDDDDHDL
- the ran gene encoding GTP-binding nuclear protein Ran isoform X2: MSQCEIPVAIFKLVLVGDGGTGKTTFVKRHLTGEFEKKYVATLGVEVHPLTFHTNRGAIKFNVWDTAGQEKFGGLRDGYYIQAQCAIIMFDVTSRVTYKNVPNWHRDLVRVCENIPIVLCGNKVDIKDRKVKAKSIVFHRKKNLQYYDISAKSNYNFEKPFLWLAKKLAGDPNMEFVAMPALAPPEVAMDPAMAAKYEEELQVASQTALPDDDDDHDL